A window of the Deltaproteobacteria bacterium genome harbors these coding sequences:
- a CDS encoding radical SAM protein: MRIDEQPARRPFAVLLNPPGTQRYIRDCYCSSIDKAHYYWQPLDLLVQSGFLAADHDVVLIDAIIEGWDADRTIDRIAELAPRVVLSLTSHLSWKEDRPFFERLKRATETLLAVSGDLPRFHSEAVLNTTPWIDGVLLDIATPDLAAWSMRGFLSPDAGITHRREGRTVVGRIPTGASFGYPIPLHDLFSSRRYRFPFGLPTPTAGILLSHACPHSCTYCNTGSLHFAKRHFDEISDELAWIAGRGYRSLQVRDATFNCDPRYVEFFCNTILEMNWKVEWFCNARADQLDDPQVALMARAGCRFIAFGLETGSPALLEKHKPSARMDRSLGTLEACRRHGIETLSHILLGLPGESRDTVMQTEAFLRRAHIDFASFNVFEPRPGAELMGAAVTPDRALSGESVPLEFGDSCSRDFDRAELERWKKRFYRRFYLSPKFWARRLSRLRNRFVLYSYLRNFRQLFFRQILGLGG; this comes from the coding sequence ATGAGAATCGACGAACAACCGGCACGTCGGCCCTTTGCCGTCCTGCTCAATCCGCCGGGGACTCAACGCTACATCCGGGACTGTTACTGCAGCAGCATCGACAAGGCTCACTACTACTGGCAGCCGCTCGACCTGCTGGTGCAAAGCGGATTCCTCGCCGCCGACCACGACGTGGTGCTCATCGACGCGATCATAGAAGGTTGGGATGCGGATCGGACGATCGACCGAATCGCCGAACTCGCCCCGCGCGTGGTGCTGTCGTTGACCAGCCACCTCTCCTGGAAGGAGGACCGTCCGTTCTTTGAGCGGTTGAAACGGGCGACGGAAACGTTGCTCGCCGTGAGCGGAGATCTCCCCCGGTTCCACAGCGAAGCGGTCTTGAACACCACGCCCTGGATCGACGGCGTTCTGCTGGACATTGCAACTCCCGATCTGGCCGCTTGGAGTATGCGGGGATTCCTGAGCCCGGACGCCGGCATTACGCATCGCCGCGAAGGGCGAACGGTTGTCGGTCGTATACCCACCGGGGCGAGTTTCGGCTACCCGATCCCTTTGCACGATCTGTTTTCTTCGCGTCGATACCGATTCCCCTTCGGTCTGCCCACTCCCACGGCGGGGATCCTATTGTCCCACGCGTGCCCGCATTCCTGCACGTATTGCAACACCGGTTCCCTTCACTTCGCAAAACGTCATTTTGACGAAATTTCCGACGAATTGGCCTGGATCGCCGGGCGCGGTTATCGAAGCCTTCAGGTTCGGGATGCGACGTTCAACTGCGACCCTCGTTATGTTGAGTTCTTTTGCAACACCATCCTGGAAATGAATTGGAAGGTCGAGTGGTTCTGCAACGCCCGCGCCGATCAGTTGGACGACCCGCAAGTCGCGCTGATGGCCCGAGCCGGTTGCCGCTTCATTGCATTCGGCCTGGAAACCGGCAGCCCGGCACTCCTCGAAAAGCACAAGCCGAGCGCTCGGATGGATCGCTCGTTGGGGACACTGGAAGCCTGCCGACGGCACGGCATCGAAACCCTCTCCCACATCCTGCTCGGGCTGCCCGGAGAAAGCCGGGATACAGTCATGCAAACCGAGGCGTTTCTTCGCCGCGCCCATATCGACTTCGCGTCCTTCAACGTTTTCGAACCACGGCCAGGCGCGGAACTGATGGGCGCCGCGGTGACCCCGGACAGGGCTTTGAGCGGCGAGTCGGTGCCGCTCGAGTTCGGAGACTCCTGTTCACGGGATTTCGATCGCGCCGAACTGGAAAGATGGAAAAAGCGCTTCTATCGACGTTTCTATCTCAGTCCGAAGTTCTGGGCCCGGCGTCTGTCCCGGTTGCGGAACCGCTTCGTGCTGTACAGTTATTTGCGCAATTTCCGGCAGTTGTTCTTCCGGCAGATCCTGGGTTTGGGTGGGTGA